One genomic segment of Amycolatopsis granulosa includes these proteins:
- a CDS encoding TIGR03557 family F420-dependent LLM class oxidoreductase, translating into MVSVGYFLSSEEHGPRELVEQAKKAEQAGFERLWISDHFHPWTGEQGNSPFVWSVIGALSQAVSLPITTAVTCPTVRIHPAIIAQAAATAAVQCEGRFVLGVGSGEALNEHILGDRWPPGSRRLEMLEEAVEVIRKLHTGEEITHYGKHYTVEQARIYTLPEQPVPIYVSAFGPRIARRIAKIADGFATVMPDGELVHSYREAGGRGPVQGGFKVCWADSADQARETAHRLWASDLLPGSLGRILPTPRDFEQAVPVVTEEQVAGQIPCGPDADAHAQAVRQFADAGFDEVYVSQIGPEQDKFFDAWSSKVLPQLKG; encoded by the coding sequence ATGGTGAGTGTCGGCTATTTCCTGTCCAGCGAGGAGCACGGGCCCCGTGAGCTGGTGGAACAGGCGAAGAAGGCGGAGCAGGCCGGGTTCGAGCGGTTGTGGATCTCCGACCACTTCCACCCGTGGACCGGCGAGCAGGGCAACAGCCCGTTCGTCTGGTCGGTGATCGGTGCTCTGTCCCAGGCCGTGTCGCTGCCCATCACGACAGCGGTCACGTGCCCGACGGTGCGGATCCACCCGGCGATCATCGCGCAGGCCGCGGCGACGGCGGCCGTGCAGTGCGAGGGCCGGTTCGTCCTCGGTGTCGGTTCCGGGGAGGCGCTCAACGAGCACATCCTCGGCGACCGGTGGCCGCCCGGGTCGCGGCGGCTGGAGATGCTGGAGGAGGCCGTGGAGGTGATCCGCAAGCTGCACACCGGCGAGGAGATCACCCACTACGGCAAGCACTACACGGTGGAGCAGGCCCGCATCTACACCCTGCCGGAGCAGCCGGTGCCGATCTACGTGTCCGCGTTCGGGCCCAGGATCGCGCGCCGGATCGCGAAGATCGCGGACGGCTTCGCCACGGTGATGCCCGACGGTGAGCTGGTGCACTCCTACCGGGAGGCCGGTGGCCGCGGGCCGGTCCAGGGCGGGTTCAAGGTGTGCTGGGCCGACTCGGCCGACCAGGCCCGCGAGACGGCGCACCGGCTGTGGGCGAGCGACCTGCTGCCCGGCAGCCTCGGCCGGATCCTGCCGACCCCGCGCGACTTCGAGCAGGCCGTGCCGGTGGTCACCGAGGAGCAGGTCGCGGGCCAGATCCCGTGCGGCCCGGACGCCGACGCGCACGCGCAGGCGGTGCGCCAGTTCGCCGACGCCGGGTTCGACGAGGTGTACGTGTCGCAGATCGGGCCGGAGCAGGACAAGTTCTTCGACGCCTGGTCGTCGAAGGTGCTGCCCCAGCTCAAGGGCTGA
- a CDS encoding DUF917 family protein — protein MSWTLTEEHLEDLARGAAVLGTGGGGDPYVGRLLVRQAIREHGPVTVLDPSEVGDEDLVVPTAQMGAPTVVHEKLPSGAEPVLALRTLEKHLGRRASATMPIECGGINSMIPLVVGARLGLPVVDADGMGRAFPELQMETFGVYGVPGSPMAIGGERGETTVIDTGTDNRRMEWLARGITIRLGGVAHIAEYAMSGAEVKRTAVPRTLSLALTVGRTIREARERNLDPVAELGTALGETLYGHLRVLFRGKVSDVERRTEAGFARGRAQATSFDGDHKLELLFQNENLLALVDGEVRCLVPDLICVLESESGEPITTETLRYGQRIVVAGISTPQLMRTPEALATFGPAAFGLPYEFTPVEELQ, from the coding sequence GTGAGCTGGACGCTGACCGAGGAACACCTCGAAGACCTCGCGCGCGGTGCGGCCGTGCTCGGCACCGGAGGCGGCGGCGACCCGTACGTCGGGCGGCTGCTGGTGCGGCAGGCGATCCGCGAGCACGGGCCGGTCACCGTCCTCGACCCGTCCGAGGTCGGCGACGAGGACCTGGTGGTGCCGACCGCGCAGATGGGCGCGCCGACCGTGGTGCACGAGAAGCTGCCCAGCGGCGCGGAACCGGTGCTGGCGCTGCGCACGCTGGAGAAGCACCTCGGCAGGCGGGCGAGCGCGACCATGCCGATCGAGTGCGGCGGGATCAACTCGATGATCCCGCTGGTCGTCGGCGCGCGGCTGGGCCTGCCGGTGGTCGACGCGGACGGGATGGGCCGCGCGTTCCCGGAACTCCAGATGGAGACGTTCGGCGTCTACGGCGTGCCCGGGTCGCCGATGGCCATCGGCGGGGAGCGCGGTGAGACCACGGTGATCGACACCGGGACCGACAACCGGCGGATGGAGTGGCTGGCCCGCGGCATCACGATCCGGCTCGGCGGGGTGGCGCACATCGCCGAGTACGCGATGAGCGGCGCCGAGGTCAAGCGCACCGCGGTGCCGCGCACGTTGTCGCTGGCGCTGACCGTGGGACGCACGATCCGGGAGGCGCGGGAACGCAACCTCGACCCGGTGGCGGAACTGGGCACGGCGCTGGGCGAGACGCTGTACGGCCACCTGCGCGTCCTCTTCCGCGGCAAGGTGTCCGATGTGGAACGCCGGACCGAGGCGGGCTTCGCGCGCGGCCGCGCGCAGGCGACGTCGTTCGACGGTGACCACAAGCTGGAGCTGCTGTTCCAGAACGAGAACCTGCTGGCACTGGTCGACGGCGAGGTGCGCTGCCTGGTACCGGACCTGATCTGCGTGCTGGAGTCGGAGTCGGGCGAGCCGATCACCACGGAGACGCTGCGCTACGGCCAGCGGATCGTGGTGGCCGGGATTTCCACCCCGCAGCTGATGCGCACCCCCGAGGCGCTGGCCACCTTCGGACCGGCCGCGTTCGGCCTGCCCTACGAATTCACCCCCGTGGAGGAACTGCAATGA
- a CDS encoding DUF917 domain-containing protein: MHEITIDHLDDIARGAAILGTGGGGDPYIGRLLASAAVRDHGPVPLVPLDEIGDDAVVLPVAMMGAPTVMVEKLPSAEQVGLAARTLATYLGKELTHIACAEAGGVNSLIPVVAAAQLGLPLVDADGMGRAFPELQMVLPTLYGVRATPMSIADEKGNRGVLDTVDNHWAERLARSATVDMGCSAMISNYAMSGAQARESLVPGTLTLCAELGARVRQARAEHADPVASVVERLGGRTLFSGKVVDVARRTVTGFARGEAKLSGMDGDMGSEMVLKFQNEHLVAERDGVPEASVPDLICCLDHESGEAVTTEGLRYGQRVTVIAAPADPRWHTPGGIELAGPRYFGYDIDPVGVFA, translated from the coding sequence ATGCACGAGATCACGATCGACCACCTGGACGACATCGCGCGCGGCGCGGCCATCCTCGGCACCGGCGGCGGGGGCGACCCCTACATCGGCCGGCTGCTGGCCTCCGCCGCGGTGCGCGACCACGGCCCGGTGCCGCTGGTGCCGCTGGACGAGATCGGCGACGACGCGGTGGTCCTGCCCGTCGCGATGATGGGCGCGCCCACCGTGATGGTGGAGAAGCTGCCCTCGGCCGAGCAGGTCGGGCTCGCCGCCCGGACCCTGGCCACCTACCTGGGCAAGGAACTGACGCACATCGCGTGCGCCGAGGCCGGCGGGGTCAACTCGCTCATCCCGGTGGTCGCGGCGGCGCAGCTGGGCCTGCCCCTGGTGGACGCCGACGGGATGGGCCGCGCGTTCCCCGAGCTGCAGATGGTGCTGCCCACGCTGTACGGCGTCCGCGCGACCCCGATGTCCATCGCCGACGAGAAGGGCAACCGCGGCGTCCTGGACACCGTGGACAACCACTGGGCCGAGCGGCTCGCCCGCTCCGCGACGGTCGACATGGGCTGCTCGGCGATGATCAGCAACTACGCGATGTCCGGCGCGCAAGCCCGCGAGTCGCTGGTGCCGGGCACCCTGACCCTGTGCGCCGAGCTGGGCGCGCGGGTTCGGCAGGCGCGGGCCGAGCACGCCGACCCGGTCGCCAGCGTGGTCGAGCGGCTGGGCGGCCGGACGCTGTTCAGCGGCAAGGTCGTCGACGTCGCCCGGCGCACGGTGACCGGGTTCGCCCGCGGCGAGGCGAAGCTGTCCGGAATGGACGGTGACATGGGCAGCGAAATGGTGCTGAAGTTCCAGAACGAGCACCTGGTGGCCGAACGCGACGGCGTCCCGGAGGCGTCGGTGCCGGACCTGATCTGCTGCCTGGACCACGAATCCGGGGAGGCCGTCACCACCGAGGGCCTGCGCTACGGCCAGCGCGTCACCGTGATCGCCGCGCCCGCCGACCCGCGCTGGCACACGCCGGGCGGGATCGAACTGGCCGGGCCGCGCTACTTCGGCTACGACATCGACCCCGTCGGGGTGTTCGCGTGA
- a CDS encoding ATP-binding SpoIIE family protein phosphatase, whose protein sequence is MSTSASTRLQAEQKLQRIGLVSDSALAHLAAEDLLTELLDRVRQVLHTDTAAVLLLEPGGRELLAVAARGIETEVAQGVRVPVGKGFAGQVVARREPVQLQRVDSTTVVNRLLWEKGIQTLLGVPLLVGGEPLGVLHVGTLSKREFTPEDVELLQLAADRIALAAHAQRSQAERAAAAELQRSLLPSKLPVVPGLELAARYVPGDQGAIAGDWYDVFLLPNNWLGVVIGDVVGHGLPAAIVMGRMRSALRAFALEGGDPAEVLVNLDRKMQHFEPGMMATVLYAVVEPNFERLHVSSAGHLVPVQGRVGEPARLLDVAVDPPIGALRDVRRRVSVVDIPPGSVVCFYTDGLVERRGVPLDEGLDRLCAAVRPVPVTDVCADVMGAMIGEDNPDDDVALLAVRRQDGSEVGPLDLAVPAVPESLKEVRSAMRRWLNLVGASPDATSDLLVAVGEATSNAVEHAYGPAGGVVRVQLDRHGSDVIARVCDEGRWRPPRGENRGRGTLLMHRCGDEVRIDHRPQGTEVMIRRTIVDGQAQ, encoded by the coding sequence ATGTCCACATCGGCCAGCACGCGCCTGCAAGCCGAGCAGAAGTTGCAGCGCATCGGTCTCGTGAGCGACAGCGCGCTGGCCCACCTGGCCGCCGAGGACCTGCTGACCGAGCTGCTGGACCGGGTGCGCCAGGTCCTGCACACCGACACCGCGGCCGTGCTGTTGCTCGAACCGGGCGGCCGCGAGCTCCTCGCCGTCGCCGCGCGCGGCATCGAAACCGAGGTGGCGCAGGGCGTGCGGGTCCCGGTCGGCAAGGGTTTCGCGGGGCAGGTGGTCGCGCGCCGTGAACCGGTGCAGCTGCAGCGGGTCGACTCCACGACGGTGGTCAACCGGTTGCTGTGGGAGAAGGGCATCCAGACCCTGCTGGGGGTTCCGCTGCTGGTCGGTGGTGAACCGCTGGGTGTGCTGCACGTCGGCACGCTGAGCAAGCGCGAGTTCACCCCGGAGGACGTCGAGCTGCTCCAGCTGGCCGCCGACCGGATCGCGCTGGCCGCGCACGCCCAGCGGTCGCAGGCCGAGCGGGCCGCGGCGGCCGAGCTGCAGCGCAGCCTGCTGCCGAGCAAGCTGCCGGTCGTCCCGGGGCTCGAGCTCGCCGCCCGCTACGTCCCCGGGGACCAGGGTGCGATCGCCGGCGACTGGTACGACGTGTTCCTGTTGCCGAACAACTGGCTCGGCGTGGTGATCGGTGACGTCGTCGGGCACGGCCTGCCGGCCGCGATCGTCATGGGCCGGATGCGCAGTGCCCTGCGGGCGTTCGCTCTGGAGGGCGGCGACCCGGCCGAGGTGCTCGTCAACCTCGACCGCAAGATGCAGCACTTCGAGCCGGGCATGATGGCGACCGTGCTCTACGCGGTGGTGGAGCCGAACTTCGAGCGGCTGCACGTGTCCTCGGCCGGCCACCTGGTGCCGGTCCAGGGCCGCGTCGGGGAACCGGCCCGGCTGCTGGACGTCGCCGTCGACCCGCCGATCGGGGCGCTGCGGGACGTGCGGCGCCGGGTGAGCGTGGTGGACATCCCGCCCGGCTCGGTCGTCTGTTTCTACACCGACGGCCTCGTCGAACGACGCGGTGTCCCGCTCGACGAGGGGCTGGACCGCCTGTGCGCGGCCGTGCGCCCGGTGCCGGTCACCGATGTCTGCGCCGACGTGATGGGCGCGATGATCGGCGAGGACAACCCGGACGACGACGTCGCGCTGCTCGCCGTGCGCCGCCAGGACGGCAGCGAGGTCGGCCCGCTGGACCTCGCCGTGCCCGCGGTGCCCGAGTCGCTGAAGGAGGTCCGCTCCGCGATGCGGCGGTGGCTGAACCTCGTCGGGGCGAGCCCGGACGCCACGTCCGACCTGCTGGTCGCGGTCGGTGAGGCCACCTCGAACGCGGTCGAGCACGCCTACGGGCCGGCCGGCGGCGTGGTCCGCGTCCAGCTTGACCGGCACGGGTCCGACGTAATCGCCAGGGTGTGCGACGAGGGCCGCTGGCGTCCCCCGCGCGGCGAGAACCGCGGCCGCGGGACACTGTTGATGCACCGCTGTGGGGACGAGGTCCGCATCGACCATCGGCCCCAGGGGACGGAGGTCATGATTCGCCGGACGATCGTGGACGGGCAAGCGCAATGA
- a CDS encoding STAS domain-containing protein, with amino-acid sequence MTTATIDAEHDGGHVVLTVSGEIDLANADLVQEQVFSAIGNDASHVSIDLTDVTYLDSSGLRVLFTLAGRLKVLQMGLDLIVAPASPVRRVLMMSGFEPLATVRER; translated from the coding sequence ATGACCACGGCGACCATCGACGCGGAGCACGACGGCGGGCACGTGGTGCTGACGGTCAGCGGCGAGATCGACCTGGCCAACGCCGACCTCGTCCAGGAACAGGTTTTCTCCGCCATCGGCAACGACGCGTCACACGTCTCGATCGACCTCACCGACGTGACCTATCTGGACAGTTCCGGTCTGCGGGTGCTGTTCACGCTCGCCGGGAGGCTGAAGGTGCTGCAGATGGGTCTGGACCTGATCGTGGCACCCGCCTCACCCGTGCGCCGGGTCCTGATGATGTCCGGCTTCGAGCCGTTGGCGACGGTGCGTGAGCGGTGA
- a CDS encoding putative hydro-lyase: MTRVDDPATTSPEQARAAFRAGTVAPTSGWAPGFTQTNLIAVPRDWAYDVLLFCQRNPRPCPVLDVTDPGDTSTVLAPGADLSRDLPRYRVWRHGELAEEVEDVSGLWQENLVAFSIGCSFTFEAGLRAAGVPLRHLEQGRNVPMYVTNRRCRPAGRLHGPLVVSMRPIPAGLVGEAVAISGAMPAVHGAPVHVGDPGELGIADLGRPDFGEPVEADPGDVPVFWACGVTPQAALMASKPPFAITHSPGHMFITDRADSEYRVPVQRNE, from the coding sequence ATGACCAGGGTAGACGATCCGGCGACCACCTCACCGGAGCAGGCGCGCGCGGCGTTCCGCGCCGGGACCGTGGCGCCGACGTCGGGATGGGCTCCCGGCTTCACGCAGACCAACCTGATCGCCGTCCCGCGCGACTGGGCCTACGACGTGCTGCTGTTCTGCCAGCGCAACCCACGGCCGTGCCCGGTGCTCGACGTGACCGACCCGGGTGACACCTCGACGGTGCTCGCGCCGGGCGCCGACCTGAGCCGGGACCTGCCCCGGTACCGGGTGTGGCGGCACGGCGAGCTGGCCGAGGAGGTCGAGGACGTGAGCGGCCTGTGGCAGGAGAACCTGGTCGCGTTCTCGATCGGATGCAGCTTCACGTTCGAGGCCGGACTGCGTGCCGCCGGCGTCCCGCTGCGGCACCTGGAGCAGGGCCGCAACGTGCCGATGTACGTGACGAACCGGCGGTGCCGCCCGGCCGGGCGGCTGCACGGCCCGCTGGTCGTGTCGATGCGCCCGATCCCGGCCGGCCTGGTCGGCGAGGCCGTCGCGATCAGCGGGGCGATGCCGGCGGTGCACGGCGCACCGGTGCACGTCGGCGACCCCGGGGAGCTCGGGATCGCCGACCTGGGCCGCCCCGACTTCGGTGAACCGGTCGAGGCGGACCCCGGTGACGTACCGGTGTTCTGGGCGTGCGGGGTCACGCCGCAGGCGGCGCTGATGGCGTCGAAACCACCGTTCGCGATCACCCACTCGCCCGGCCACATGTTCATCACCGACCGCGCCGACAGCGAGTACCGCGTGCCGGTTCAGCGGAACGAGTAG
- a CDS encoding SDR family oxidoreductase has protein sequence MNLTERTVVIIGGGSGIGFEVARRAADAGAHVFLGGRTESTLAAAAEKIGAQWHVVDNTDQDSLAEFFGAVPRVDHLFTPGASYRTGPMRELSDEDAASPFVTKFWGQYHAVKHAAPKLSPDGSVVLMSGAASVRPPGPAPAYIACNAAIEGLGRGLAVELAPVRVNVVAPGTIDGNLWSQRPAEVREASFAQYRSDTVLHRVGLESEVADAVLYLFGATFTTGSTLYPDGGYSFR, from the coding sequence ATGAATCTGACCGAGCGCACCGTGGTGATCATCGGCGGCGGATCGGGGATCGGGTTCGAGGTGGCGCGCCGCGCGGCGGACGCCGGCGCCCACGTGTTCCTCGGGGGCCGAACCGAGTCGACCCTGGCGGCCGCGGCCGAGAAGATCGGTGCGCAGTGGCACGTCGTCGACAACACCGACCAGGACTCGCTGGCCGAGTTCTTCGGCGCCGTGCCGCGCGTGGACCACCTGTTCACCCCCGGCGCTTCCTACCGCACCGGGCCGATGCGCGAGCTGTCCGACGAGGACGCGGCGAGCCCGTTCGTCACGAAGTTCTGGGGCCAGTACCACGCCGTGAAGCACGCCGCCCCGAAGCTGTCCCCGGACGGGTCGGTGGTGCTGATGTCCGGTGCGGCGAGCGTCCGGCCGCCCGGGCCGGCACCCGCGTACATCGCGTGCAACGCGGCGATCGAAGGGCTCGGCCGCGGGCTCGCGGTGGAGCTGGCACCGGTGCGCGTCAACGTCGTCGCGCCCGGCACGATCGACGGGAACCTGTGGTCGCAGCGGCCCGCCGAGGTGCGTGAGGCGAGCTTCGCGCAGTACCGGTCGGACACCGTGCTGCACCGCGTCGGCCTGGAGTCCGAAGTGGCCGACGCGGTGCTCTACCTGTTCGGCGCCACCTTCACCACGGGTTCGACGCTCTACCCGGACGGCGGCTACTCGTTCCGCTGA
- a CDS encoding helix-turn-helix domain-containing protein gives MILRRLLALPSWAADVRVVAGRSGLDGPLKTVRATLDAADSPGPGELLVLARELRGTDWQIDALLRRGADSGAAGLLLPEVDPQTATRLLADRLAMPLLVTSARPLDLLVDARLMLAAPDLDRANLVLATHRALGERPRSPEEVVAALRGLLRSPVALLDDRGEPVAGELPSAGRLRVAEPVPQRVELDDGVLLAHPALLAGPVLWVAAELTGVHAARADVVPPALAVAAGAVQRWLLANRLELERDARSRTALLGDLLRLDAEPGADLRRRAADAGWRLGGWHVGLRIGVPSGVDTVARTTEVVRALRAEQIEAVVVEHGDGWTGWVTFDQEPTAQRVRTLATRLRAAHKALRRTLGSHLGVGRPHPQPDGLAATVAEATDAARLAATRPESGHFLHVDQLGMAQLLLEWTRTDTFEPAARALVAPLRGAPGDLVRTLATYLDAESSIAETAAVLGVHRNTVAARIARIEQLLGVDLSRPDDRLALHLASRAITLGD, from the coding sequence ATGATCCTGCGCCGACTGCTGGCCCTGCCGTCGTGGGCCGCCGACGTCCGGGTCGTCGCCGGGCGGTCCGGGCTGGACGGTCCACTCAAGACGGTCCGGGCGACCCTGGACGCCGCGGACAGCCCGGGCCCCGGCGAGCTGCTGGTGCTGGCCCGCGAACTGCGCGGCACGGACTGGCAGATCGACGCCCTGCTGCGGCGCGGCGCCGACAGCGGCGCGGCCGGCCTGCTCCTGCCGGAGGTCGACCCGCAGACCGCGACCCGGCTGCTGGCCGACCGGCTGGCGATGCCGCTGCTGGTGACCTCCGCCCGGCCACTGGACCTGCTGGTGGACGCCCGGCTCATGCTCGCCGCGCCGGACCTGGACCGGGCGAACCTGGTGCTGGCGACGCACCGCGCGCTCGGCGAGCGGCCCCGGTCGCCGGAGGAGGTCGTGGCGGCGCTGCGCGGGCTGCTGCGGTCGCCGGTGGCGCTGCTGGACGACCGGGGCGAGCCGGTGGCCGGGGAGCTGCCGTCGGCCGGACGACTCCGGGTGGCCGAGCCGGTGCCGCAGCGCGTCGAGCTCGACGACGGTGTCCTGCTCGCGCATCCCGCGCTGCTGGCCGGTCCGGTGCTGTGGGTGGCGGCCGAGCTGACCGGGGTGCACGCGGCGCGCGCGGACGTCGTGCCGCCCGCGCTGGCGGTCGCCGCCGGCGCGGTGCAGCGGTGGCTGCTGGCGAACCGGCTGGAGCTGGAGCGGGACGCGCGGTCGCGGACGGCGCTGCTCGGTGATCTGCTCCGGCTGGACGCCGAGCCCGGCGCGGACCTGCGGCGGCGCGCGGCCGACGCCGGGTGGCGGCTGGGCGGCTGGCACGTGGGACTGCGCATCGGCGTACCGTCCGGTGTGGACACCGTGGCGCGGACGACCGAGGTGGTGCGCGCGCTGCGGGCGGAACAGATCGAGGCCGTGGTCGTCGAGCACGGCGACGGGTGGACCGGGTGGGTGACGTTCGACCAGGAGCCGACGGCCCAGCGCGTGCGCACGCTGGCGACCCGGCTGCGCGCGGCGCACAAGGCGTTGCGCCGCACCCTCGGCTCACACCTCGGGGTCGGCCGGCCGCACCCGCAGCCGGACGGCCTCGCGGCGACGGTCGCCGAGGCCACCGACGCCGCCCGGCTGGCCGCGACCCGACCCGAGTCGGGGCACTTCCTGCACGTGGACCAGCTCGGGATGGCGCAGCTGCTGCTGGAGTGGACGCGCACCGACACGTTCGAGCCGGCGGCACGGGCACTGGTCGCACCGTTGCGCGGTGCGCCCGGTGACCTGGTGCGCACCCTGGCCACCTACCTGGACGCGGAATCGTCGATCGCCGAGACCGCCGCCGTGCTCGGCGTGCACCGCAACACGGTCGCGGCGCGGATCGCCCGCATCGAACAGCTCCTCGGGGTGGACCTCTCCCGCCCGGACGACCGTCTCGCCCTGCACCTCGCCTCCCGCGCCATCACCCTCGGCGACTGA
- a CDS encoding DUF917 domain-containing protein, with amino-acid sequence MRITAADVPALERGVALLGSGGGGDTMTAAALLRQHVIHGREPEVPAALDPATPVMPVGIAGSTAAFTEKLPSGSEFATAVSALERWTGARAGALMSIEIGGLNGLVPLVAAVELGLPCADADLSGRGLPRLDQLAIAAAGRGLAPAALAEPGGQVLLLAAGPDEAIERSARTFVAGSGGWAAMAFAPVPAGELPGCAVMGSVRAALELGRRVLAAGESPDPDRLAAASGGQVLAMGRVLEVSRHVGPGRHGSAGFGRGSATLTDHRTGALLRLEMENEYLLALRDGQPVASTPDVLAVVDHRTGVPVSCDTIRAGIEVDVLRLAAAPFWTDPRRLPVLEPRAYGIDCDPVLAP; translated from the coding sequence ATGCGCATCACCGCGGCGGACGTTCCCGCACTCGAACGGGGTGTCGCGCTGCTCGGCTCCGGCGGGGGCGGTGACACGATGACGGCGGCGGCGCTGCTGCGCCAGCACGTGATCCACGGGCGCGAACCCGAGGTTCCCGCCGCACTGGACCCGGCGACCCCGGTCATGCCGGTCGGCATCGCCGGCTCGACCGCGGCCTTCACCGAAAAACTGCCGAGCGGGTCGGAGTTCGCGACCGCGGTGTCCGCCCTCGAACGCTGGACCGGCGCCCGCGCCGGCGCCCTGATGTCGATCGAGATCGGCGGCCTCAACGGGCTGGTGCCGCTGGTGGCCGCCGTCGAGCTGGGCCTGCCGTGCGCCGACGCCGACCTGTCCGGACGCGGCCTGCCGCGGCTGGACCAGCTCGCCATCGCCGCGGCCGGCCGCGGTCTCGCCCCGGCCGCGCTCGCCGAGCCCGGCGGGCAGGTGCTGCTGCTGGCGGCCGGACCGGACGAGGCGATCGAACGCAGCGCCCGCACGTTCGTGGCCGGTTCCGGTGGCTGGGCGGCGATGGCGTTCGCCCCGGTGCCCGCCGGTGAACTGCCCGGGTGCGCCGTCATGGGCAGTGTGCGCGCGGCGCTGGAGCTCGGTAGGCGCGTGCTCGCGGCCGGGGAGAGCCCGGACCCGGACCGGCTCGCCGCGGCCTCCGGCGGGCAGGTGCTGGCGATGGGCCGGGTGCTGGAGGTGTCCAGGCACGTCGGCCCCGGGCGGCACGGCAGCGCCGGGTTCGGCCGCGGCAGCGCCACCCTGACCGACCACCGCACCGGCGCGCTGCTGCGGCTGGAGATGGAGAACGAGTACCTCCTCGCGCTGCGCGACGGGCAGCCGGTGGCCTCCACGCCGGACGTGCTCGCCGTCGTCGACCACCGCACCGGGGTCCCGGTGTCCTGCGACACGATCCGCGCCGGGATCGAGGTCGACGTGCTGCGCCTCGCCGCGGCGCCGTTCTGGACCGATCCGCGGCGGCTGCCGGTGCTGGAGCCGCGCGCCTACGGCATCGACTGCGATCCGGTGCTCGCACCATGA